The Streptomyces laurentii genome contains a region encoding:
- a CDS encoding phosphotransferase (AAA domain; pfam13671;~Nucleoside/nucleotide kinase (NK) isa protein superfamily consisting of multiple families of enzymes that share structural similarity and are functionally related to the catalysis of the reversible phosphate group transfer from nucleoside triphosphates...; cl17190;~Phosphotransferase [Streptomyces fulvissimus DSM40593];~identified by MetaGeneAnnotator; putative), giving the protein MEHTEPGPAVVLITGVMAAGKSTVAELLARRLPRAAHVRGDLFRRMMVSGREEPLPDAPPEARAQMELRHRLSALVADEYARDGWTAVVQDIVLGDDLPAYAARIRTRPLYVVVLAPSAETVRSRESGRDKTGYGEWSVEALDRVLRERTPRVGLWLDTSGQGPDQTVTAILEGLPAARVDTY; this is encoded by the coding sequence GTGGAGCACACCGAGCCGGGCCCCGCCGTCGTCCTGATCACCGGCGTCATGGCCGCCGGGAAGTCCACCGTGGCCGAGCTCCTCGCCCGCCGCCTGCCCCGGGCCGCGCACGTCCGCGGCGACCTGTTCCGGCGGATGATGGTCTCCGGCCGGGAGGAACCGCTGCCCGACGCGCCGCCTGAGGCCCGGGCGCAGATGGAGCTGCGTCACCGGCTGTCCGCCCTGGTCGCCGACGAGTACGCGCGCGACGGCTGGACCGCGGTCGTCCAGGACATCGTCCTGGGGGACGACCTGCCCGCGTACGCCGCGCGGATCCGCACCCGTCCGCTGTACGTGGTCGTGCTGGCGCCCTCCGCCGAGACCGTACGGAGCAGGGAGTCCGGGCGGGACAAGACCGGGTACGGGGAGTGGTCGGTGGAGGCGCTCGACCGCGTCCTGCGCGAGCGGACGCCGCGCGTCGGGCTCTGGCTGGACACTTCCGGCCAGGGACCGGACCAGACGGTCACCGCGATCCTGGAGGGGCTCCCCGCGGCGCGCGTGGACACGTACTGA
- a CDS encoding hypothetical protein (identified by MetaGeneAnnotator; putative;~sequence version:1), whose protein sequence is MDQLADTSTPVTAATDQAPAHPAAADDMLATQPVGYWSGLAHTAVTRHLRDAMARVDVTQPQYWVLNHVTYRPEAPSREETVAELTPPADGPHEISRVVDQLVHRGWLRFDDERRLRLTEAGEAARVRLRELVTELRAVVHEGVSDEEYVAALKVLRRMIANVEGHTA, encoded by the coding sequence ATGGATCAACTGGCCGACACCAGTACGCCCGTGACCGCCGCCACCGACCAGGCGCCCGCGCATCCGGCCGCCGCGGACGACATGCTCGCCACCCAGCCCGTCGGCTACTGGAGCGGCCTGGCGCACACGGCCGTCACCCGGCATCTGCGAGACGCGATGGCCAGGGTCGACGTGACGCAGCCGCAGTACTGGGTGCTCAACCATGTGACCTACCGGCCCGAGGCGCCGAGCCGCGAGGAGACGGTCGCCGAGCTGACCCCGCCGGCCGACGGGCCGCACGAGATCAGCCGCGTCGTGGACCAACTGGTCCACCGCGGCTGGCTGCGGTTCGACGACGAACGGCGTCTGCGCCTCACCGAGGCGGGGGAGGCGGCCCGGGTCCGGCTGCGCGAGCTGGTGACCGAACTGCGCGCCGTGGTCCACGAGGGCGTCAGCGACGAGGAGTACGTGGCGGCGCTGAAGGTGCTGCGCCGGATGATCGCCAACGTCGAGGGGCACACGGCCTGA
- a CDS encoding hypothetical protein (identified by MetaGeneAnnotator; putative;~sequence version:1), whose amino-acid sequence MNTEKIAARRISLEEVTNLGVKDRVFISADTAELKLPGCYVPAFLTEPGEEFEGGSITARTVFQEEVTCLPDDENEAGVYVADENGSSTIEVLQSAGVVLDLALFVPGGDKGALTALYAAARQAFGADVVQIWRQGLKEVPDVKVDIFEEQVPRGRKATETPKRDRRAVDTYPTRADFIEFSSGWKPVIEVHKPVVDDTPTI is encoded by the coding sequence GTGAACACGGAGAAGATTGCCGCTCGCCGCATCTCGCTGGAAGAGGTGACGAATCTCGGCGTCAAGGACAGGGTCTTCATTTCCGCCGACACGGCAGAACTCAAGCTTCCCGGCTGCTATGTCCCCGCTTTTCTGACCGAGCCCGGTGAGGAATTCGAGGGCGGCTCGATCACGGCGCGAACCGTATTCCAGGAAGAGGTCACCTGCCTTCCTGACGACGAGAATGAAGCCGGGGTCTACGTCGCCGACGAGAACGGCTCGTCGACCATCGAGGTCCTCCAGTCCGCCGGTGTCGTGCTGGACCTGGCGCTCTTCGTCCCCGGTGGGGACAAGGGGGCCCTCACGGCCCTTTACGCCGCGGCCCGGCAGGCGTTCGGCGCCGACGTCGTGCAGATCTGGCGCCAGGGCCTCAAGGAGGTTCCCGACGTGAAGGTCGACATCTTCGAGGAGCAGGTTCCCCGGGGGCGCAAGGCGACCGAAACCCCCAAGCGTGACCGTCGCGCGGTCGACACCTACCCCACCCGTGCGGACTTCATCGAGTTCTCCTCGGGATGGAAGCCGGTCATCGAGGTCCACAAGCCGGTCGTCGACGACACCCCGACCATCTGA
- a CDS encoding hypothetical protein (Conserved protein [Streptomyces venezuelae ATCC10712];~identified by MetaGeneAnnotator; putative;~oligomer interface [polypeptide binding];~putative septicolysin, cholesterol-dependent cytolysin family and related proteins; cd12208), with product MAAMKLAEALAERAEATRRVEQLRARVVDSARYQEGETPAEDAAQLLAEVAGTLDSLESLIRRINRTNATVETGPDGTLTDALARRDVLRLRHSVVTAAADAAAGKGERGYGRQLRSELVMLSALPVAELRGQADVLAREIREIDVRIQRTNWEVDLLD from the coding sequence GTGGCGGCCATGAAGCTTGCCGAGGCACTGGCGGAACGCGCGGAGGCGACGCGCCGTGTAGAGCAGTTGCGCGCACGCGTCGTCGACAGTGCGCGGTATCAGGAAGGCGAGACGCCCGCCGAGGACGCGGCCCAGCTGTTGGCCGAGGTCGCCGGGACGCTGGACTCTCTGGAGAGCCTGATCCGGCGGATCAACCGGACCAATGCCACCGTGGAAACGGGTCCGGACGGCACCCTGACCGACGCGCTCGCGCGCCGGGATGTCCTGCGGCTGCGTCACTCCGTGGTCACCGCGGCGGCGGACGCGGCGGCCGGCAAGGGCGAGCGGGGATACGGCCGGCAGCTCCGGTCCGAGCTGGTGATGCTGTCCGCGCTTCCGGTCGCGGAACTGCGCGGTCAGGCGGATGTGCTCGCCCGGGAGATCCGGGAGATCGACGTGCGGATCCAGCGGACGAACTGGGAGGTCGATCTGCTGGACTGA
- a CDS encoding DDB1-and CUL4-associated factor-like 1 (identified by MetaGeneAnnotator; putative;~sequence version:1) produces the protein MSCCVMPRIIRAYCSAADSPDGRGVAAVAAMAARVIATCGVAGGLCWADMLHSLASRPARRGGSCAI, from the coding sequence GTGAGCTGCTGCGTGATGCCGAGGATCATCCGGGCGTACTGCTCGGCGGCCGACTCGCCCGACGGGCGGGGCGTGGCGGCGGTCGCCGCGATGGCCGCGAGGGTCATCGCCACCTGTGGCGTCGCCGGTGGGCTCTGCTGGGCCGACATGCTGCACTCCCTCGCCTCGCGCCCGGCCCGACGGGGCGGGTCGTGCGCAATCTAG
- a CDS encoding lipase class 3 (IPT/TIG domain; pfam01833;~Lipase (class 3). Lipases are esterases that can hydrolyze long-chain acyl-triglycerides into di- and monoglycerides, glycerol, and free fattyacids at a water/lipid interface. A typical feature of lipases is 'interfacial activation,' the...; cd00519;~PFAM: Lipase, class 3; Cell surface receptor IPT/TIG; KEGG: cai:Caci_5752 lipase class 3;~active site flap/lid [active];~catalytic triad [active];~identified by MetaGeneAnnotator; putative;~lipase class 3 [Streptomyces violaceusniger Tu4113];~nucleophilic elbow): MTLAAIAATAATPRPSGESAAEQYARMILGITQQLTVPLLATQGGWTLAWAALSEDNANMAYLAKTNDRFNQFAVVLRGTVSSSVTDLLEDLDVGTVVPFTAVSTPPNPPPCVSKGAMEAFTQIMSMSAQGVTLPRALAAALAAAPPNPTVLVIGHSLGGCLATMVAAYLQTLSWPGGATPSFGLFTFAAPTAGGPDFARHVTKDLSWVVNERYVNCYDLVPLAWTSIDTAKGWYPHGGPVADVDTKAVLSAVAGLPGPNTYAQPGPAVPLNPDYQTRNTAVMRKSLQDFMAQAAYQHSNDVYLRLLAAPSLLAGPVVTGISPETGQAGTRVTLTGTGFSGGVAVDFGPFACTDGVIIVEDDSTIHVNAPLGIGVTDVRVTTCLGTSPAVPTAQFAYGGPEPVRVTGISPDHGRSGTRVTVTGVNFTADAKVFFAAVEAPGPQVTPPGTITVASPSGVTGTGKPSTVDVTVLSNGYSSPSGPADEYTYPDPA; this comes from the coding sequence ATGACCCTCGCGGCCATCGCGGCGACCGCCGCCACGCCCCGCCCGTCGGGCGAGTCGGCCGCCGAGCAGTACGCCCGGATGATCCTCGGCATCACGCAGCAGCTCACCGTCCCCCTCCTCGCCACCCAGGGCGGCTGGACCCTGGCGTGGGCGGCACTGAGCGAGGACAACGCCAACATGGCGTATCTGGCCAAGACCAACGACCGCTTCAACCAGTTCGCCGTGGTGCTCCGCGGCACCGTCTCCAGCAGCGTGACCGACCTGCTCGAAGACCTCGACGTCGGTACGGTCGTCCCGTTCACCGCCGTCAGTACGCCGCCGAACCCGCCGCCCTGCGTCTCCAAGGGCGCGATGGAGGCGTTCACCCAGATCATGTCCATGAGCGCGCAGGGCGTCACGCTGCCGCGGGCCCTCGCCGCCGCGCTCGCCGCGGCGCCGCCGAATCCGACGGTCCTGGTGATCGGCCACAGCCTCGGCGGCTGCCTGGCCACCATGGTCGCCGCGTACCTCCAGACGCTCTCCTGGCCCGGTGGCGCGACCCCCTCCTTCGGCCTCTTCACCTTCGCCGCCCCCACGGCGGGCGGCCCGGACTTCGCGCGGCACGTCACGAAGGACCTGTCGTGGGTCGTCAACGAGCGCTACGTCAACTGCTACGACCTGGTGCCCCTGGCCTGGACGAGCATCGACACGGCGAAGGGCTGGTATCCGCACGGCGGCCCGGTGGCGGACGTCGACACCAAGGCCGTCCTCTCGGCGGTCGCGGGGCTTCCCGGCCCGAACACGTACGCCCAGCCCGGACCCGCCGTCCCGCTGAACCCGGACTACCAGACCAGGAACACGGCCGTGATGCGGAAGTCCCTCCAGGACTTCATGGCCCAGGCGGCCTACCAGCACTCCAACGACGTCTATCTCCGCCTGCTCGCCGCCCCCTCCCTCCTGGCGGGCCCCGTGGTCACCGGCATCAGCCCCGAGACCGGGCAGGCCGGCACCCGGGTCACCCTCACCGGAACCGGATTCAGCGGGGGCGTCGCGGTCGACTTTGGACCGTTCGCGTGCACGGACGGCGTCATCATCGTCGAGGACGACAGCACGATCCACGTCAACGCTCCGCTGGGCATCGGCGTGACCGACGTACGCGTCACCACCTGCCTCGGCACGTCCCCCGCCGTGCCCACCGCCCAGTTCGCGTACGGCGGGCCCGAGCCGGTCCGGGTCACGGGCATCAGTCCGGACCACGGAAGGAGCGGTACCCGGGTCACCGTCACCGGCGTCAACTTCACCGCCGACGCGAAGGTCTTCTTCGCCGCGGTGGAGGCCCCCGGCCCCCAGGTCACCCCGCCGGGCACGATCACCGTGGCCTCGCCGTCCGGGGTCACCGGCACCGGCAAGCCGTCGACCGTCGATGTCACCGTCCTGTCGAACGGCTACTCCTCGCCGTCGGGCCCCGCCGACGAGTACACCTACCCCGACCCCGCCTGA
- a CDS encoding chitinase (Glycoside hydrolase family 19 chitinase domain. Chitinases are enzymes that catalyzethe hydrolysis of the beta-1,4-N-acetyl-D-glucosamine linkages in chitin polymers. Family 19 chitinases are found primarily in plants (classes I, III, and IV), but some...; cd00325;~PFAM: glycoside hydrolase family 19; Carbohydrate-binding family V/XII; KEGG: sgr:SGR_3400 chitinase C; SMART: Carbohydrate-binding family V/XII;~catalytic residues [active];~chitinase [Streptomyces sp. SirexAA- E];~identified by MetaGeneAnnotator; putative;~putative sugar binding site [chemical binding]), with protein sequence MAASAAVLSTLAVAGQTAPASAASFVVSEAQFNQMFPGRNSFYTYQGLLNALNAYPKFANSGDTATRKREAAAFLANVSHETGGLKYVVEQNTANYPHYCDSSQSYGCPAGQAAYYGRGPLQLSWNYNYKAAGDALGIDLLHDPYKVEKDAAVSWKTGLWFWNTQSGAGRMTPHDAMAGNRGFGETIRSINGALECDGKNPDQRDSRINLYKKFVGVLGTDAGGNLSC encoded by the coding sequence ATGGCGGCCTCGGCCGCCGTGCTCAGCACCCTCGCCGTGGCCGGCCAGACGGCGCCGGCCTCCGCCGCGTCGTTCGTGGTCAGCGAGGCGCAGTTCAACCAGATGTTCCCGGGCCGGAACTCCTTCTACACGTACCAGGGGCTGCTCAACGCCCTGAACGCGTACCCCAAGTTCGCCAACAGCGGCGACACCGCGACCAGGAAGCGCGAGGCGGCTGCCTTCCTCGCCAACGTCAGCCACGAGACGGGCGGACTGAAGTACGTCGTCGAGCAGAACACCGCCAACTACCCGCACTACTGCGACAGTTCGCAGTCGTACGGCTGCCCGGCCGGTCAGGCCGCGTATTACGGGCGCGGGCCGCTCCAGCTGAGCTGGAACTACAACTACAAGGCCGCGGGCGATGCCCTCGGCATCGACTTGCTGCACGACCCGTACAAGGTGGAGAAGGACGCGGCGGTCTCCTGGAAGACCGGGCTCTGGTTCTGGAACACCCAGAGCGGGGCCGGGCGGATGACCCCGCACGACGCCATGGCCGGCAACCGGGGCTTCGGCGAGACCATCCGCAGCATCAACGGCGCGCTGGAGTGCGACGGGAAGAACCCGGACCAGCGCGACTCCCGGATCAACCTCTACAAGAAGTTCGTCGGCGTCCTGGGCACGGACGCGGGCGGCAACCTGTCCTGCTGA
- a CDS encoding hypothetical protein (identified by MetaGeneAnnotator; putative;~sequence version:1), which produces MNCASLTTNDAAEAGAVWPATARVLSTAAEAAIDRTRASFVDPRIRFGTGAPRECDAEGILVADSGIHVG; this is translated from the coding sequence TTGAACTGCGCCTCGCTGACCACGAACGACGCGGCGGAGGCCGGCGCCGTCTGGCCGGCCACGGCGAGGGTGCTGAGCACGGCGGCCGAGGCCGCCATCGACAGGACGCGGGCAAGCTTCGTGGATCCTCGGATTCGCTTCGGCACGGGAGCGCCTCGGGAGTGCGACGCCGAGGGGATCCTGGTTGCCGATTCCGGGATTCATGTCGGATGA
- a CDS encoding hypothetical protein SCD63.18c (hypothetical protein SCD63.18c [Streptomyces venezuelae ATCC10712];~identified by MetaGeneAnnotator; putative) produces the protein MSPGPMGDTGTNWSAFEAADPGLAAVVRERFGTYVHHALATLRADGSPRLSGIEADFRGGELWLGMMANSLKARDVRRDPRFSLLANPGEGTDMGGGDVRVSGRAVEIVDAEKVVWYVGESGAPVPLHLFRAELTEVVRTRVEGEEIVFQVWTPGHRTRVLRRGNDDSPPREDGVEGSADGS, from the coding sequence GTGTCTCCTGGACCCATGGGAGACACCGGAACCAACTGGTCCGCCTTCGAGGCCGCCGACCCCGGACTCGCCGCCGTCGTGCGCGAGCGATTCGGCACGTACGTCCATCACGCGCTCGCCACCCTCCGGGCGGACGGTTCGCCCCGGCTCAGCGGCATCGAGGCCGACTTCCGGGGCGGGGAACTGTGGCTCGGGATGATGGCGAACTCGCTCAAGGCCCGTGACGTCCGCCGCGACCCGCGTTTCTCGCTGCTCGCGAACCCGGGGGAGGGGACCGACATGGGCGGCGGCGACGTCCGGGTGTCCGGGCGGGCGGTCGAGATCGTCGACGCGGAGAAGGTCGTCTGGTACGTGGGGGAGTCCGGGGCGCCGGTGCCGCTGCACCTCTTCCGGGCCGAGCTGACCGAGGTGGTGCGCACCCGCGTCGAGGGCGAGGAGATCGTCTTCCAGGTCTGGACCCCTGGCCACCGCACCCGGGTCCTGCGGCGCGGTAACGACGACAGCCCGCCGCGGGAGGACGGTGTGGAGGGGAGCGCGGACGGCTCGTAG
- a CDS encoding regulatory protein (identified by MetaGeneAnnotator; putative;~sequence version:1) — MSLRIHFTVEDLARTRIADGPAPCIELSTAARHLQERTHAVRLGAWRHRTLTALRPDARLVFALMPSRGRITDFLSGVNAATPAELLEQIRSTPRGRLRASLEETARHQPLPSWAHHLPDDPLLLRRLCDSLEAVAGHALVPHWQEVQAMAAADAAVRSRQMLNGGVETLLARINPRRVRWQAPVLEILMASGLDADVHLAGQGMRLQPSVFAVEAPVVDLDALPQPVLTYPVARLQEGAATPLFARPPAGDRAHGGRAGAPAVDVVGSMLGHTRAAVLHTIARHPGCSTQQLAVLVGIAKASASEHATTLRNAGLIDTHRDRRTTAHVATPTGIAVLNAPSGRP, encoded by the coding sequence ATGTCGTTACGCATTCACTTCACCGTGGAGGACCTCGCACGGACCCGCATCGCCGACGGACCCGCGCCCTGCATCGAACTGAGCACCGCCGCACGGCACTTGCAGGAACGCACGCACGCGGTACGGCTCGGGGCCTGGCGCCACCGCACCCTGACCGCGCTGCGGCCCGACGCGCGCCTGGTGTTCGCGCTCATGCCCAGCCGGGGGCGGATCACGGACTTCCTGAGCGGCGTGAACGCCGCGACGCCCGCCGAACTGCTGGAACAGATCCGTTCCACGCCCCGCGGCCGCCTCCGGGCCAGCCTGGAGGAGACCGCCCGGCACCAGCCCCTGCCCTCGTGGGCCCACCACCTGCCCGACGACCCCCTTCTGCTGCGGCGGTTGTGCGACAGCCTGGAGGCCGTGGCCGGCCACGCTCTCGTCCCGCACTGGCAGGAGGTCCAGGCCATGGCGGCGGCCGACGCCGCCGTGCGGTCCCGGCAGATGCTCAACGGCGGCGTCGAGACCCTGCTCGCGCGCATCAACCCGCGACGGGTCCGGTGGCAGGCGCCCGTCCTGGAGATCCTGATGGCCTCCGGCCTGGACGCCGATGTGCACTTGGCGGGGCAGGGGATGCGGCTCCAGCCGTCGGTGTTCGCCGTCGAGGCCCCGGTCGTCGACCTCGACGCCCTGCCGCAACCCGTGCTCACCTACCCGGTGGCCCGGCTCCAGGAAGGCGCGGCCACACCGCTGTTCGCGCGCCCGCCGGCCGGCGACCGTGCCCACGGCGGCCGGGCGGGAGCGCCCGCGGTCGACGTCGTCGGATCCATGCTGGGCCACACCCGGGCCGCCGTGCTCCACACCATCGCCCGCCACCCGGGCTGCTCGACCCAGCAGCTCGCCGTGCTCGTCGGCATCGCCAAGGCCAGCGCCAGCGAGCACGCCACGACCCTCCGCAACGCCGGCCTGATCGACACCCACCGGGACCGCCGTACGACCGCCCACGTCGCCACCCCCACGGGCATCGCCGTACTCAACGCGCCCTCCGGACGGCCCTGA
- a CDS encoding hypothetical protein (identified by MetaGeneAnnotator; putative;~sequence version:1) — MDDLGWQAIEYDDGLSTRSVNLLLEHGRLDLVVRVAAERGEWPCAEGAVRELCRAGEFGRALDVMEPFVAIGSRDALWAKAEILLQAGRPEEALDLVRPGEAGSAWKDRDDFAGLLVKAGRVDEAIESLVPGLEGGGTLSVLVEITEGQDRDERVLELMAPLADSVRQARDEGQCGHPFSHVWELRARVLERAGRADEAIRILGEETVAHRCSTQKAFTDYVGLLARHGRLDQLRQLATGQNAHDLLDIYAGALRAHGRAEDAEAVMRDAIAADDWVGYRAWLSSTLLTDGRLDDAIAVAEPGFSWYDCSNLLYPLVVRLLLFDRPEDLLYLLDHPSVVAHQDHAEFQQWWRAWALAGLGRVDESIAVAAADPEPWSDPRIVKAGLLARAGRLDDAAGELRALGTVEARRELFEVLVRQGRAGEAVDVHPTAAERRAARPEPRPVPAGESGYALEPPF, encoded by the coding sequence GTGGATGATCTCGGCTGGCAGGCTATCGAGTACGACGACGGTCTCTCCACGCGCAGCGTGAACTTGCTGCTGGAGCACGGCCGCCTGGACCTGGTGGTCCGGGTGGCGGCGGAGCGCGGTGAGTGGCCCTGCGCCGAGGGCGCGGTACGGGAGCTGTGCCGGGCGGGGGAGTTCGGGCGGGCGCTGGACGTGATGGAGCCGTTCGTCGCGATCGGCTCGCGCGACGCCCTGTGGGCGAAGGCCGAGATCCTACTCCAGGCGGGACGGCCGGAGGAGGCCCTGGACCTGGTCCGCCCGGGCGAGGCCGGAAGCGCCTGGAAGGACCGCGATGACTTCGCCGGACTGCTGGTCAAGGCAGGACGCGTCGACGAGGCGATCGAGTCGCTCGTTCCGGGCCTCGAAGGAGGGGGGACCCTGTCCGTACTGGTGGAGATCACCGAGGGGCAGGACCGGGACGAGCGGGTGCTGGAGCTGATGGCCCCTCTCGCCGACAGCGTGCGCCAGGCCCGCGACGAGGGACAGTGCGGCCACCCCTTCTCGCACGTGTGGGAGCTGCGGGCCCGAGTGCTGGAGCGCGCCGGCCGAGCCGACGAGGCGATCCGGATCCTCGGCGAGGAGACAGTCGCGCATCGCTGCTCCACCCAGAAGGCCTTCACCGACTACGTCGGACTCCTGGCACGTCACGGGCGGCTCGACCAGTTGCGGCAACTGGCCACCGGGCAGAACGCTCACGACCTCCTGGACATCTACGCCGGCGCCCTGCGCGCCCACGGCCGGGCCGAAGACGCCGAGGCCGTGATGCGTGACGCGATCGCCGCCGACGACTGGGTCGGATACCGCGCCTGGCTTTCCTCGACGCTGCTCACCGACGGCCGGCTGGACGACGCGATCGCCGTGGCCGAACCCGGCTTCAGCTGGTACGACTGCTCCAACCTTCTGTACCCGCTCGTCGTGCGGCTCTTGCTCTTCGACCGCCCGGAGGACCTGCTCTACCTCCTGGATCACCCCAGCGTCGTGGCCCACCAGGATCACGCGGAGTTCCAGCAGTGGTGGCGGGCCTGGGCACTCGCCGGCCTGGGACGGGTCGACGAGTCGATCGCCGTGGCCGCGGCCGATCCGGAGCCCTGGTCCGACCCCCGTATCGTCAAGGCCGGCCTCCTGGCCCGGGCGGGCCGTCTCGACGACGCCGCCGGCGAACTCCGGGCGCTGGGCACCGTCGAGGCGCGCCGGGAGCTGTTCGAAGTCCTGGTCCGGCAGGGGCGGGCGGGCGAGGCGGTCGACGTCCACCCCACGGCGGCGGAACGGCGTGCCGCCCGGCCGGAACCCCGGCCCGTCCCGGCCGGCGAGAGCGGGTACGCGCTGGAGCCTCCGTTCTAG
- a CDS encoding von willebrand factor A (KEGG: sma:SAV_6193 toxic cation resistance protein; PFAM: von Willebrand factor, type A; SMART: von Willebrand factor, type A;~Von Willebrand factor type A (vWA) domain was originally foundin the blood coagulation protein von Willebrand factor (vWF). Typically, the vWA domain is made up of approximately 200 amino acid residues folded into a classic a/b para-rossmann type of...; cd00198;~identified by MetaGeneAnnotator; putative;~metal ion-dependent adhesion site (MIDAS);~von Willebrand factor A [Streptomyces violaceusniger Tu4113]), which produces MALSLRKVEERAPALVSLYKKAGDSLRRHGIEGQRAAVYLVLDYSGSMRPYYADGTVQSFADRVLGLSAHLDDDGRVPVVFFSTDIDAETEIALDDHEGRIDRIVAGLGHMGKTSYHLAMDAVIDHYLDSGTDAPALVVFQTDGGPISRPAAERYVCKAARLPLFWQFVGFGDPDSRQFEFLRKLDELAVPAKRPVDNCGFFHAGKDPRRVGDAELYDRLVAEFPTWLAAARSQGIVRS; this is translated from the coding sequence GTGGCCCTGAGTCTGCGCAAGGTCGAGGAGCGCGCGCCCGCGCTGGTCAGTCTGTACAAGAAGGCGGGGGACTCGCTGCGCAGGCACGGGATCGAGGGGCAGCGGGCCGCCGTGTACCTCGTCCTCGACTACTCCGGTTCCATGCGCCCGTACTACGCCGACGGCACCGTGCAGTCCTTCGCCGACCGGGTGCTCGGGCTCTCCGCGCATCTCGACGACGACGGGCGGGTGCCGGTCGTGTTCTTCTCCACCGACATCGACGCCGAGACGGAGATCGCGCTCGACGACCACGAGGGGCGCATCGACCGCATCGTGGCCGGGCTCGGCCACATGGGCAAGACCAGCTACCACCTGGCCATGGACGCCGTCATCGACCACTACCTCGACAGCGGTACGGACGCGCCCGCGCTCGTCGTCTTCCAGACCGACGGCGGGCCGATCAGCAGGCCGGCCGCCGAACGGTACGTCTGCAAGGCGGCGCGGTTGCCGCTGTTCTGGCAGTTCGTGGGCTTCGGCGACCCCGACAGCCGGCAGTTCGAGTTCCTGCGCAAGCTGGACGAGCTGGCGGTGCCGGCGAAGCGGCCGGTCGACAACTGCGGCTTCTTCCACGCCGGGAAGGACCCGCGCCGGGTCGGGGACGCGGAGCTGTACGACCGGCTCGTCGCCGAGTTCCCCACCTGGCTCGCCGCCGCCCGCTCCCAGGGCATCGTCCGCTCCTGA